The Diabrotica virgifera virgifera chromosome 10, PGI_DIABVI_V3a genome has a window encoding:
- the LOC126893060 gene encoding matrix metalloproteinase-18-like gives MHINKVVLLIATGISFCLGGNFTETNAVSWLEQYGYITTSETASTDITETLEQFQERYNLPVDGKLNKETMELMQKPRCTQGENAYAVKSAWKKFDIKWYFPQATPQALTVTKRVFEIWEEASKFKFTYLRIPNPKPDITITVVPKQHYFRYNCQGNDECPFKFTSGVLAHSYFPPTSGCIEIHMNSNLTWDFSLNSTAEGRTNFFAVLLHEVGHALGLAHSSDKKAVMYPFYETFPSHITDDDKRGLEKLYGHKSKSASIPTKAGVTRSSSPTTTERSRSTTTTAARTNKSKQNIITNVCELEYPDLIFLAYAPSFPTYRMYIVSKDLVWKYDLNNEKIPTNAEQFIRYFPGGITNVTQVFQSTNGDLIGVSRNRIYAAAFPSLRIHTDNMVPEINNARSINGLFQTNSGKKFVCFDGSFIEFNDKDIISRGRISDVFPGIPNDITSAFNYIDGHIYFLKHNIYYKFNEFTRSVIEKGTFNWNMLGIPCPDNGLIKQLKSLLSKVNLFYE, from the coding sequence ATGCATATCAATAAAGTTGTTCTGCTCATCGCAACCGGCATAAGTTTTTGCTTAGGTGGAAATTTTACCGAGACAAATGCAGTGTCATGGCTAGAACAATATGGTTACATCACCACAAGTGAAACTGCCAGCACTGATATTACTGAAACACTAGAACAGTTTCAAGAAAGATATAATTTACCGGTGGATgggaaattaaataaagaaacgATGGAGTTAATGCAGAAACCACGATGTACACAAGGAGAGAATGCTTACGCTGTAAAATCAGCATGgaaaaaatttgatataaaatggtattttccaCAAGCAACCCCTCAAGCTTTGACAGTCACTAAAAGAGTATTTGAAATATGGGAAGAAGCATCAAAATTTAAGTTTACTTATCTGAGAATCCCAAATCCAAAGCCGGATATAACTATAACAGTAGTTCCAAAACAGCACTATTTTCGATACAATTGTCAGGGTAACGACGAATGTCCTTTTAAATTTACAAGTGGTGTATTAGCACATTCTTATTTTCCACCTACATCTGGGTGCATAGAAATTCATATGAATAGCAATCTAACATGGGATTTCAGTTTAAATTCTACAGCAGAAGGTCGAACAAATTTCTTTGCAGTCCTTCTCCATGAAGTTGGTCACGCTTTAGGTCTAGCACACAGTAGCGATAAGAAAGCTGTAATGTATCCGTTTTATGAAACCTTTCCTTCCCACATAACTGATGATGATAAAAGGGGCTTAGAAAAGTTATATGGACATAAAAGTAAATCTGCATCTATTCCAACTAAAGCTGGTGTTACTAGGAGTAGTTCACCAACTACAACAGAAAGATCTAGGAGTACGACAACCACAGCAGCTAGGACTAATAAATCAAAGCAAAATATAATAACGAATGTATGTGAATTGGAATATCCAGATTTAATATTTTTAGCATACGCTCCATCATTTCCAACATACCGAATGTATATAGTAAGTAAGGATCTGGTATGGAAATATGACTTAAATAATGAAAAGATACCCACCAATGCTGAACAATTTATAAGATATTTTCCAGGGGGAATTACGAACGTGACACAGGTTTTTCAAAGCACCAATGGAGATTTGATTGGTGTAAGCAGGAATCGTATATACGCAGCAGCATTTCCTAGCTTAAGAATTCATACAGATAACATGGTACCTGAAATCAATAACGCAAGAAGTATTAACGGTTTATTCCAAACAAATTCAggaaaaaaatttgtttgttttgatGGCTCATTTATTGAATTTAATGATAAAGACATTATCTCAAGAGGACGCATAAGTGACGTTTTTCCAGGAATACCAAATGATATTACATCGGCATTTAATTACATCGATGGACATATATATTTCTTAAAGCACAACATCTATTACAAGTTTAATGAATTTACAAGAAGTGTCATTGAAAAAGGTACTTTTAATTGGAATATGTTGGGGATCCCTTGTCCTGATAATGGATTAATAAAACAACTGAAATCCTTATTATCTAAAGTaaatttattttatgaataa
- the LOC126878718 gene encoding uncharacterized protein LOC126878718 → MSGYDSHFIIKDLAKMYYISILPVNKEKYISFTVYHKKTNIRFRFIDTFRFMGSSLDSLVSTLKPENFGILRKQFPNLDDETFKLLTKKGVFFYDYLDKIERLDETKLPNKEKFYNKLNDEHISDSNYAHAKLVWEKFNMKTLWDYSNLYMKTDILLLAVVFETFRDTCFKTYGLDPGHYYTIPGFTWDAMLKYTGCHLETIQDVDMLLFYERGIRGGISQCCNRMGEANNKYMMNYDPSKSSKYLMYLDVNNLYGWAMSEPLPYGGFHWDDTNIDVMSIPDDAKEGYILEVDLSYPENLHDYHKDLPFCVEHCKPPGSKQSKLLSTLYNKTNYVIHYRNLKQAISHGFVLTKIHKVLRFKQMTWLKGYIALNTQLRAQAKTSFEKNLYKLMNNAVFGKTMENQRKHRLVKLVNKWEGRVGARNLIASPKFHSRVIFDQSLMAVELKKAEIIFNKPLYVGMAILELSKTCIYEFHYDYMLQKFPLNQNKLLYIDTDGLIYETECNDIYEEMIKPDIHRFDTSDYPPNNPWNIPLVNKKVPGLMKDENNSKIMTHFVGLRSKQYTYKVAGEKDVKKSKGVKMNVVKMKINFDDYLNCLKSFRETAETKSLFYATQRCIQSKLHEVYSIEQTKIALNPFDDKRHLLSNTFDTLPWGHYSITHR, encoded by the coding sequence ATGAGTGGTTACGACTCGCATTTCATAATAAAGGATTTAGCGAAAATGTACTACATTTCCATTTTACCAgtcaacaaagaaaaatatattagtttCACAGTTTACCATAAAAAGACAAATATTAGATTCCGGTTCATTGATACTTTTAGATTTATGGGGAGTTCATTAGATAGCTTAGTTTCAACTTTGAAGCCAGaaaattttggaattttaagaaaACAATTTCCAAATTTAGATGATGAAACGTTCAAGTTGTTAACTAAAAAAGGAGTATTCTTTTATGATTATTTAGATAAAATTGAACGGTTGGATGAAACAAAGTTGCCAAATAAAGAAAAATTCTACAATAAACTGAACGATGAGCATATATCAGATTCAAATTATGCTCACGCTAAATTAGTGTGGGAGAAATTTAACATGAAGACTCTTTGGGATTACAGTAATTTATACATGAAGACAGATATACTTCTTTTGGCTGTAGTTTTCGAAACTTTTCGAGACACATGCTTCAAGACATATGGATTAGATCCAGGACACTACTATACCATCCCAGGTTTTACATGGGATGCAATGCTCAAGTATACAGGATGTCACTTGGAAACTATACAAGATGTTGATATGCTTTTATTCTATGAACGAGGTATACGTGGAGGTATATCACAGTGTTGTAACCGGATGGGGGAGGCTAACAACAAATACATGATGAATTACGATCCATCTAAATCTTCTAAATATCTCATGTACCTTGATGTTAACAATCTATATGGTTGGGCGATGAGTGAACCTCTCCCTTATGGAGGTTTCCATTGGGATGATACAAATATCGATGTTATGTCAATACCTGACGATGCAAAAGAGGGATACATTCTTGAAGTTGATCTCTCTTATCCAGAAAACTTACATGACTACCATAAAGATTTACCGTTTTGTGTAGAGCATTGCAAACCTCCTGGTTCCAAACAATCTAAACTCTTGTCCACTCTGTACAATAAAACTAACTACGTTATTCACTACAGGAACCTAAAACAGGCTATATCACATGGATTCGTTCTTACTAAAATTCATAAGGTATTGAGATTCAAGCAAATGACTTGGTTAAAAGGTTACATTGCTCTTAATACACAATTGAGGGCTCAAGCTAAAACAAGCTTTGAGAAAAACTTATACAAGCTCATGAACAACGCTGTATTCGGGAAGACCATGGAGAACCAAAGGAAGCATAGGCTGGTGAAACTAGTAAATAAATGGGAGGGACGCGTAGGTGCTCGAAATTTGATTGCTAGCCCGAAGTTTCATAGTCGCGTTATTTTCGATCAATCATTAATGGCAGTAGAATTAAAGAAAgctgaaattatttttaataaaccaTTGTATGTTGGAATGGCAATTTTAGAACTTTCTAAAACCTGCATATATGAATTTCACTATGACTATATGTTACAAAAATTCccattaaatcaaaataaattgctTTATATTGATACTGATGGATTGATTTATGAAACTGAATGTAATGATATATACGAGGAAATGATTAAGCCTGACATTCATAGATTTGATACAAGCGATTATCCCCCAAATAATCCTTGGAATATTCCTTTAGTAAACAAAAAAGTGCCAGGTCTAATGAAAGatgagaataactcaaaaatcaTGACTCACTTCGTTGGTCTTCGTTCAAAGCAATATACATATAAAGTGGCTGGGGAGAAAGATGTTAAAAAGTCGAAAGGGGTTAAGATGAATGTTGTAAAGATGAAAATTAACTTTGATGATTATTTGAATTGTTTGAAAAGTTTTCGTGAAACTGCCGAAACAAAATCACTTTTTTATGCAACACAGCGTTGTATACAATCTAAATTACATGAAGTTTACAGTATTGAGCAAACTAAAATAGCCTTAAACCCTTTTGATGACAAACGGCACTTACTCTCCAACACTTTTGATACGTTGCCCTGGGGCCACTACAGTATAACACATAGGTGA
- the LOC126893061 gene encoding uncharacterized protein LOC126893061 produces the protein MPKRHYIRRQVHQQEPHIFDLYQKPRFDDTIRKEEFRTYTPYIKSFNNSDVVEFIINQSDAFFAIHDTLLEIKGSIKKAGNGTVSLAPNAGSFLFDTCTYIQSSHDMEIVRDPGVVSTIRSLLCYTPEDSKFLSTAGWNYPNYPHLTGDAFSLLIPIKHIFNIFNDYTKLTYGRQMFRFVRARNDKDCIVVQEPTASTTVTTVSLTIASMELKVKHVFPNDDVKIELMTPIKNNTPITIPFRKWELNELPSLTAGSRREIWSVKTTSAVERPRYVIVAFQTSKRDDIHANPTLFDHIRMSSVRVVINGDYWPNERMQLDFTKNDYAIAHYNYTELFPSYARSLTKHPILDYSAFKRYALFVFDCSKQDDTSFRSGTVDVKLEIEADEGFPAGTRAYCLIVHDSLLE, from the coding sequence ATGCCAAAACGTCACTATATTCGACGCCAGGTTCATCAGCAGGAACCACATATTTTCGATCTTTACCAAAAACCCCGGTTCGACGATACTATTAGAAAAGAAGAATTTCGTACATATACACCTTACATCAAGTCATTTAATAATAGTGATGTTGTCGAGTTTATCATAAATCAATCAGATGCATTTTTTGCGATACACGACACACTTTTAGAAATTAAAGGAAGTATCAAGAAAGCTGGTAATGGAACTGTTTCTCTTGCACCGAATGCTGGATCCTTCTTGTTTGATACCTGTACATACATCCAAAGTTCACATGACATGGAAATAGTTCGAGATCCAGGTGTAGTCAGCACTATTCGCAGTTTGTTGTGTTATACACCTGAAGATTCCAAATTTCTCAGTACTGCAGGATGGAACTATCCGAATTATCCACATTTAACAGGGGACGCCTTTAGTTTACTGATTCCAATCAAAcatattttcaacattttcaaCGATTACACTAAATTAACCTATGGTCGTCAAATGTTTCGCTTTGTTCGAGCGCGTAATGATAAAGATTGCATTGTTGTCCAAGAACCTACTGCTTCCACGACGGTAACAACAGTATCATTAACCATCGCCAGCATGGAACTCAAGGTCAAACATGTCTTTCCCAATGATGATGTGAAAATCGAATTAATGACTCCGATTAAGAATAATACACCGATAACCATACCTTTCCGTAAATGGGAGCTCAATGAACTACCTTCACTTACGGCAGGATCTCGACGAGAGATATGGAGTGTAAAGACAACTTCAGCTGTTGAACGTCCACGCTACGTTATTGTAGCTTTTCAAACTTCTAAACGAGATGATATTCACGCTAATCCGACGCTATTCGATCACATTAGAATGTCCAGCGTACGAGTGGTTATTAATGGTGACTATTGGCCTAACGAGAGAATGCAATTGGATTTCACAAAAAATGATTACGCTATAGCTCACTACAATTATACTGAATTATTTCCCAGTTATGCTCGTTCGCTAACAAAACATCCCATCTTAGATTACTCTGCATTTAAAAGATAtgctttgtttgtttttgactGTTCCAAGCAGGATGATACATCGTTTAGATCTGGAACTGTCGATGTTAAGTTGGAAATCGAAGCAGATGAAGGTTTTCCAGCAGGTACTCGAGCTTACTGTTTAATTGTTCACGACAGCCTACTCGAATAA